From a single Halobacteriovorax sp. DA5 genomic region:
- a CDS encoding penicillin-binding transpeptidase domain-containing protein — MYKYLLVLAPLALIGYFLVGKDEQKKIEVKPKASEIDNHQLKHYLSSQLLDPKTPFKQTISHNSKSYKVNYSTDPELESFVRKRLRYYRPDKAAIVVMDNNNGNLLVSIGFTREGKVFDYLLPFTGTHPAASVFKIVTSADLINNEDFNIHDKFKYRGRGTTLYKYQLKNKKSRWQRTTSFDKAFAYSNNVIFGKAAINNTTPEELEEMAKRLGFNDELMKEIDLAKSTFEIPQTDYAMAEIASGFNKRTQISPVHCAVLSSVVANDGVLQYPRLATDLVDEQNQKVWQNEIRKDQVIGQDTAKELSELMQGTIKRGTARRTFRRYMSRRIANKLEIGGKTGSITGGFPFGKRDWFTSYAKPKNNLDDKGISVCVMIINYKKWYVKSTKLAQEIISKYYRGIK, encoded by the coding sequence TTGTATAAGTATTTATTAGTTTTAGCTCCGCTCGCTTTAATAGGATATTTTTTAGTAGGAAAAGACGAGCAAAAGAAAATAGAAGTTAAGCCAAAGGCGAGTGAAATTGATAATCATCAATTGAAGCACTACCTCTCAAGCCAACTTTTAGATCCTAAAACTCCATTTAAACAAACAATTTCACATAATTCGAAATCTTACAAAGTGAACTATTCAACAGATCCTGAATTAGAGAGCTTTGTAAGAAAACGACTTCGTTATTATCGTCCTGATAAAGCAGCTATTGTTGTTATGGATAATAACAACGGTAATCTATTAGTCAGTATTGGATTTACAAGAGAAGGAAAGGTTTTTGATTACCTTCTTCCTTTTACTGGGACACATCCGGCAGCAAGTGTTTTTAAGATTGTTACAAGTGCAGATCTTATTAATAATGAAGATTTTAATATTCATGATAAGTTTAAATATCGTGGTCGCGGAACGACTCTTTATAAATATCAGTTAAAGAATAAAAAATCGCGTTGGCAGCGAACAACATCTTTTGATAAGGCTTTTGCATATTCTAATAATGTAATTTTTGGAAAGGCTGCAATTAATAATACAACTCCTGAAGAGTTAGAGGAGATGGCAAAGCGCCTTGGCTTTAATGACGAGTTAATGAAGGAAATTGACTTGGCCAAGTCGACATTTGAAATTCCTCAAACAGACTATGCAATGGCCGAAATAGCGTCGGGCTTTAATAAACGTACGCAAATCTCTCCGGTTCATTGTGCTGTACTATCAAGTGTTGTTGCTAATGATGGGGTTTTACAATATCCACGACTGGCAACTGACTTAGTTGATGAACAGAATCAAAAGGTTTGGCAAAACGAAATTCGTAAAGATCAGGTTATTGGCCAAGATACTGCTAAAGAACTATCTGAACTAATGCAAGGAACGATTAAACGCGGTACTGCAAGAAGAACTTTTCGAAGATACATGAGTAGACGTATTGCTAATAAACTCGAGATAGGCGGTAAAACTGGTTCAATTACTGGTGGTTTTCCGTTTGGGAAAAGAGATTGGTTTACATCTTATGCTAAACCGAAAAATAATTTAGACGATAAGGGTATCTCTGTTTGTGTCATGATTATTAACTATAAGAAATGGTATGTGAAATCGACTAAGTTGGCGCAAGAAATTATTTCAAAGTATTATCGAGGAATTAAGTGA
- a CDS encoding UDP-2,3-diacylglucosamine diphosphatase: MSCYVISDVHVKWDQKNSEFLKKFLSIDFNENDRIYLLGDIFDLMVGSYQEYEKQYDWFFKRIKEIKDIGATIFYIQGNHDFHIEDLLTDNGIIVKTKPFVEIVNERKVLFCHGDEIEIENFNYRVWRGFIRSYPLALISKYIFNYKIVKAIGDYLSHKSRQRNEKRYGQTQLNDGIRDKFRKSAEIASREYNVDIIICGHSHYQDEFVAENFSYYNCGYVPASNKFLIINDDYSFEELI; this comes from the coding sequence ATGAGTTGTTATGTGATTTCTGATGTCCACGTGAAATGGGATCAAAAAAATTCTGAATTTCTTAAAAAATTTCTATCTATTGATTTCAATGAAAATGATCGTATTTATTTACTAGGTGATATTTTTGACTTAATGGTTGGAAGCTACCAAGAGTATGAAAAGCAATACGACTGGTTCTTTAAACGTATCAAGGAAATTAAAGATATAGGTGCGACAATTTTCTATATACAAGGAAATCACGATTTTCATATTGAAGACTTACTAACTGATAATGGAATTATTGTAAAAACTAAACCATTTGTAGAAATTGTGAATGAAAGAAAAGTTTTATTCTGCCATGGTGATGAGATAGAAATTGAAAATTTCAATTACCGAGTATGGCGTGGCTTTATTAGGAGTTACCCTTTAGCGCTTATTTCAAAATATATATTCAATTATAAGATCGTAAAGGCCATTGGGGATTACCTTTCTCATAAAAGTAGACAAAGAAATGAAAAACGATATGGTCAAACACAATTGAATGATGGAATTCGCGATAAGTTTAGAAAGAGCGCTGAAATTGCTTCAAGAGAATACAATGTCGATATAATTATCTGTGGCCATAGTCATTATCAAGATGAATTCGTTGCTGAGAATTTTTCATACTATAACTGTGGATACGTACCAGCTTCAAATAAGTTTTTAATTATCAATGATGACTATAGTTTTGAAGAATTAATTTAA
- the fliS gene encoding flagellar export chaperone FliS, with amino-acid sequence MSYGLGAYKQTSVKTASKEQILLMLYQAAIKNCKKAIEAIEKKDLSAKGQFIGKLQDIIIELNSSLDFEVGGDVAKELSSLYDFMLFSSTQANIKIDKEPLKGVLEVLTTLYEGWQEAVKQLRVEQKAK; translated from the coding sequence ATGAGTTACGGTTTAGGTGCCTACAAACAAACATCTGTAAAAACAGCAAGTAAGGAGCAAATCCTACTTATGCTTTATCAAGCTGCTATTAAAAATTGTAAAAAAGCAATTGAAGCAATTGAAAAGAAGGACTTATCTGCGAAAGGACAATTTATTGGAAAGCTACAAGATATTATCATCGAGCTTAACAGTAGTTTAGACTTTGAAGTTGGTGGAGATGTGGCCAAAGAACTTTCATCTTTATATGACTTTATGCTTTTTTCAAGTACACAGGCAAATATCAAAATTGATAAGGAGCCATTAAAAGGAGTCCTTGAAGTTTTAACGACGCTATATGAAGGTTGGCAAGAAGCTGTTAAGCAACTTAGAGTTGAGCAAAAGGCTAAATAA
- a CDS encoding sensor histidine kinase encodes MDSLFQDSNFLTTSKKNSQLQIVKYNKDEIELKINSKKFVLMNSTDFLSDKICDAKELTLLPSKEFQFKKKDSIRSFLKALTNADELNGFSSSQMLIHQKGTTNIYSITYKNDEYYETYQEPTFFNTLFAKVRKSKNKSFDQKELLNKHIQLDGHFLAKELSFRDFNLIILLSRNDLFPVADIDRTNFDKLIIKSIPKLFNIITVESSRQSKIERDKILSNFPINSFVIEDDGVKINQIGIEDHQQDTSSLHHERILLMGELLNTLRHELSNPLFGIDLSHNLLIEQTEDFDVKDTLSHISNSVKRSQAIIQEFSNLYKDDEEFTSTSLKNLIAETIILTKSESRSHKVNFDMSNDIEIMTNGTLLSQVIFNLLINSSQSLNVNNIANSRIDINVSEVNNKILIDIIDNGPGISKDIENNIFNPFFTTKDTGTGLGLAICKNLTKKINGDIYLIESEKGAHFQINIPKVNHENTSC; translated from the coding sequence TTGGATTCATTATTTCAAGACAGCAATTTTTTAACTACCTCAAAAAAAAATTCTCAACTACAGATCGTTAAATATAATAAAGATGAAATTGAATTAAAAATCAATAGTAAGAAATTCGTTCTAATGAATTCGACAGATTTTCTTTCTGATAAAATATGTGATGCAAAAGAGCTAACTCTACTACCAAGCAAAGAATTTCAATTTAAAAAGAAAGATAGTATTCGATCATTCCTAAAGGCACTTACAAATGCAGATGAGTTAAATGGATTTAGCTCCTCTCAAATGCTCATTCATCAAAAAGGTACTACTAATATATACTCTATCACCTACAAAAATGATGAATATTATGAGACTTATCAAGAACCTACTTTTTTTAACACTTTATTCGCAAAAGTTAGAAAAAGTAAAAATAAGTCTTTTGATCAAAAAGAGTTACTTAATAAGCATATACAATTAGACGGACATTTCTTAGCAAAAGAATTATCGTTTCGTGACTTTAACTTAATTATTCTCCTATCACGTAATGACCTATTCCCTGTTGCAGATATAGACAGAACAAACTTCGACAAGTTGATCATTAAATCTATTCCTAAGTTATTTAATATAATAACTGTAGAAAGTAGCAGGCAATCAAAGATCGAAAGAGATAAAATTCTCTCTAATTTCCCTATCAATTCTTTTGTTATTGAAGATGACGGAGTTAAGATCAATCAAATCGGTATTGAAGATCATCAACAAGACACAAGCTCACTTCATCATGAAAGAATTCTACTAATGGGAGAACTCTTAAACACGCTAAGGCATGAACTCAGTAACCCACTTTTTGGAATTGATCTTTCTCACAATCTTCTAATAGAACAAACTGAAGACTTCGATGTAAAAGATACACTTTCGCATATATCAAACAGCGTAAAAAGATCACAAGCTATTATTCAAGAGTTTTCAAATTTATATAAGGATGATGAAGAGTTCACTTCAACATCATTAAAAAACTTAATTGCTGAAACAATCATTTTAACAAAATCGGAATCTAGATCCCACAAAGTTAATTTTGACATGAGCAATGATATTGAAATAATGACTAACGGAACATTATTAAGTCAGGTTATATTTAATTTACTTATTAACAGCTCACAATCACTTAATGTTAACAATATTGCAAACTCAAGAATCGATATTAACGTTAGTGAAGTTAATAATAAGATTTTGATCGATATAATTGATAATGGGCCTGGAATATCTAAAGATATAGAAAACAATATATTCAATCCGTTTTTTACAACAAAAGACACTGGAACAGGACTAGGCTTAGCAATTTGTAAAAATTTAACTAAAAAGATTAATGGTGATATTTATCTCATTGAATCCGAAAAAGGCGCCCACTTCCAAATAAATATTCCCAAGGTAAATCATGAAAATACTAGTTGTTGA
- a CDS encoding response regulator — MKILVVEDELLIQKTIVTLLKRKGVDVMSTASGKEAIELIKEHNYERIICDLMLQDITGFDIIEESKTKYNESEISKIFYIITAYSSEQIVQRAASYGCKVIQKPFDDINNFLNEVIIEE, encoded by the coding sequence ATGAAAATACTAGTTGTTGAAGATGAGCTTCTGATACAGAAAACTATTGTAACTCTACTTAAACGAAAAGGGGTAGATGTTATGTCTACGGCCAGTGGAAAAGAAGCAATAGAACTTATCAAAGAACACAATTATGAGCGTATTATTTGTGATTTAATGCTTCAAGATATTACTGGTTTTGATATAATAGAAGAATCCAAAACTAAATATAATGAATCAGAAATATCAAAGATTTTTTATATTATTACTGCATACAGTTCTGAGCAAATTGTTCAAAGGGCTGCAAGTTATGGTTGTAAAGTAATACAGAAACCTTTTGATGATATAAATAACTTTTTAAATGAAGTTATAATTGAGGAATAA
- the fliD gene encoding flagellar filament capping protein FliD encodes MSIAMGSINTGLPKDIVQQIMKAERIPIQNMEMRKGKISDKKALVQELTSLVEGMRGTLLQNGSARSLRELSVIGNDDIVGITADKNVAEPATYQFEVKQLAQKSSAMTSGFADPDESYIGVGFIQYSLPSGDTKEIYVDTDNASLKSVAKLINKDEESGLRASVINDGSESDTPWRLILSLKDTGDINKAEFPHFYFVDGEQDFYIEFEREAQDAVVALDGFEIELPENKAAELIPGVTLDLKKAKPGDEFTINISEDAGKIGEKVKSLIDQINGVFSFIKQQNTMDETTDTSRTLGGDILLQSIESRLRSAIFKDIPLKDGGTSRIGELGIQFSREGLLEFDQKKFQTVMEKDYDHIAEVLTGRYEDGTKTNGFIDNLKETVGQLLQFPNGLLSSRKRSLENNIETIDRRIAQRENMLQQKEKNLKDKFSRLEGTMSRIRSQGAGLGGPQPMG; translated from the coding sequence TTGTCGATAGCAATGGGCTCCATTAACACGGGACTTCCAAAGGATATTGTTCAGCAAATTATGAAAGCTGAACGAATTCCTATTCAAAATATGGAAATGCGTAAAGGTAAGATCTCTGACAAGAAAGCACTTGTCCAAGAGCTTACGTCCCTAGTTGAAGGTATGCGTGGAACCCTCCTCCAAAACGGTAGTGCCAGATCTCTAAGAGAATTAAGTGTTATTGGAAATGATGATATCGTAGGAATTACTGCGGATAAGAACGTTGCGGAACCAGCAACATATCAATTCGAAGTTAAACAACTTGCACAGAAGTCTTCGGCCATGACATCTGGTTTTGCTGATCCAGATGAAAGTTATATTGGTGTTGGGTTTATTCAATACTCACTACCAAGTGGCGATACAAAAGAAATATACGTAGATACTGACAACGCTTCATTAAAGTCAGTAGCAAAACTAATTAACAAAGATGAAGAATCAGGACTAAGGGCCAGTGTTATCAATGACGGTTCGGAATCAGATACACCTTGGCGCCTAATCCTATCGCTAAAAGATACTGGTGATATTAACAAGGCAGAATTTCCACACTTCTATTTCGTAGATGGTGAACAAGATTTTTATATTGAATTTGAAAGAGAGGCCCAAGACGCTGTCGTTGCACTTGATGGTTTTGAAATCGAATTACCTGAAAATAAAGCGGCAGAACTAATACCTGGTGTAACTCTTGATCTTAAAAAGGCAAAGCCTGGTGATGAGTTCACTATCAATATTAGTGAAGATGCTGGAAAAATTGGAGAGAAAGTAAAATCTCTAATTGATCAAATTAACGGTGTATTCTCATTCATTAAACAACAAAACACAATGGATGAAACGACTGATACCTCTCGAACTCTAGGTGGAGATATTCTTCTACAATCAATCGAATCTCGATTAAGAAGTGCAATCTTTAAAGATATTCCTCTTAAAGACGGAGGGACTTCTCGTATTGGAGAACTAGGTATCCAATTTTCAAGGGAAGGTTTACTTGAGTTTGATCAGAAGAAATTTCAAACAGTAATGGAGAAAGATTACGATCATATTGCTGAAGTTCTAACTGGTCGCTACGAAGACGGTACAAAAACTAATGGATTCATCGATAACCTCAAAGAAACTGTAGGCCAGCTTCTTCAGTTTCCAAATGGTCTACTCTCTTCAAGAAAAAGATCACTAGAAAATAATATTGAAACAATTGATAGAAGGATTGCTCAAAGAGAGAACATGCTTCAACAAAAAGAAAAGAACTTAAAAGATAAATTTTCACGCTTAGAAGGAACCATGTCTAGGATTCGTTCACAAGGTGCAGGCCTTGGCGGACCTCAGCCGATGGGATAA
- a CDS encoding glycosyltransferase family 9 protein: MNALKNEADNKKTIAIIQTTRIGDLLQTSHAVKLLKENHPEYRVVLVARKKFATPIMFLLEKVFDKVVTIEHKTAMFGADNVREALSKLKKQLKEINEQNIDVSINLAFSKSATYLHSLIESSNKVGPYFNDLHERVITDRWSQYLYSTVMRGDLNPFNLVDLFSSIIGTTKKLTHLSNKDYSSEKKTNLLIHPFASNEKKMWKANRWVEVIYQTLKKNENVKVYICGSNQDQKSADEILNSELIRPFKDRVNLWIGLDLKELYSKVDSSFLFVGHDSMIGNLLSFKNIKTLTISLGTVRPHETTPYALDNYNLAPKTECAPCFPKDECTEFKCHNDVPYNITHQCIGQLLNNNKINIEELNSSCSSLSLSRVKLYHSDMLDNGDLYIRESLHKDQDAKEVMRNFYHIAWTSIFTEINTSMDIPSFNIQTKAQLSSQSKGIETLYELSEFGKKYSRYIIEEISKNTPSLEEIRKFSAKLDEIDRLSDLVSTSYPLLAPVIDFAKVAKNNLQGNNLVKLSEAAFYTYNEISLMCSVLYEFFEKCSLINKSKPEARENI, from the coding sequence ATGAACGCCTTAAAAAACGAAGCAGATAATAAAAAGACCATTGCAATAATTCAAACAACAAGAATTGGTGATCTTCTGCAAACATCTCATGCCGTTAAGCTACTAAAAGAAAATCATCCCGAATATAGAGTTGTCCTAGTAGCGCGTAAAAAATTTGCTACACCGATCATGTTCTTATTAGAAAAGGTATTTGATAAAGTTGTAACAATTGAGCACAAAACAGCAATGTTTGGAGCTGACAATGTGAGAGAGGCCCTCTCTAAATTAAAGAAACAACTTAAAGAAATTAATGAACAAAATATCGATGTATCAATCAACCTCGCTTTTTCTAAATCTGCGACATACCTTCACTCGCTAATTGAATCAAGTAATAAAGTAGGTCCATACTTCAATGACTTACATGAGAGAGTAATCACAGACAGATGGTCACAATACCTTTACTCAACAGTAATGAGAGGTGATCTTAACCCATTTAATCTAGTAGACCTATTCTCTTCAATCATTGGGACAACAAAGAAGCTCACTCATTTAAGTAATAAAGATTATTCAAGTGAAAAGAAAACAAATTTATTAATTCACCCATTTGCATCAAATGAAAAAAAAATGTGGAAAGCGAACCGATGGGTTGAAGTTATTTACCAAACATTAAAAAAGAATGAGAATGTAAAAGTATATATTTGCGGCTCTAATCAAGATCAAAAATCAGCAGATGAAATTTTAAATTCCGAGCTAATTAGGCCATTTAAGGATCGTGTTAATCTATGGATTGGTTTAGATCTAAAAGAACTATATTCAAAAGTCGATAGTTCTTTTTTATTCGTGGGCCATGATTCAATGATTGGGAATCTTCTAAGTTTCAAAAACATAAAAACTTTAACAATATCCCTAGGTACTGTTAGGCCGCATGAAACAACTCCTTATGCTCTAGACAACTACAACCTAGCGCCTAAAACAGAGTGTGCTCCTTGTTTCCCAAAGGATGAGTGCACTGAGTTCAAATGTCACAACGATGTTCCATACAACATTACTCATCAATGTATTGGACAGTTATTAAATAATAACAAGATTAATATCGAGGAATTAAATAGCTCATGTTCGTCTCTCTCTTTAAGTAGAGTAAAGCTTTATCATTCTGACATGCTTGATAATGGAGACTTATATATTAGAGAATCACTACATAAGGATCAAGATGCAAAAGAAGTTATGCGAAATTTCTATCACATTGCGTGGACTAGCATTTTTACTGAAATTAACACTAGCATGGATATCCCTTCTTTTAATATTCAAACTAAAGCACAACTAAGTTCACAGTCAAAAGGTATTGAAACATTATATGAGCTGTCAGAATTTGGTAAAAAGTACTCACGATACATAATCGAAGAAATTAGTAAGAATACACCAAGCTTAGAAGAGATAAGGAAGTTTTCAGCAAAACTAGATGAAATCGATCGTCTTAGTGATCTTGTATCGACTTCTTATCCACTACTAGCACCAGTCATAGACTTTGCAAAAGTTGCTAAAAACAATCTACAAGGAAATAATCTTGTAAAATTATCCGAAGCTGCATTCTACACGTATAACGAGATATCTCTTATGTGTAGTGTCCTTTACGAATTTTTCGAAAAATGCTCACTCATTAACAAGTCCAAACCAGAGGCAAGGGAAAATATATGA
- a CDS encoding glycosyltransferase family 9 protein yields MKDILIINFKRHGDIFQMGRLVSSLKNKHPEANITILINKEFEKSAELLNGVKNIITLDRKKIVSYKKNKIYSNGFALDEFGKTIKEINKSWNLVINYSNDRISTSLASYINKEFKGIQFDLNCNVKYSNEWAVVFNDVLTQQKYAPLNFNDCYHKMVGIEENNSFNALHVSNEYNKVCHQNFLKMRKAEGKIDPKLIAIQLTASNINKMIERQELINLINKLNAQEDTIPLLVIAPSSDERSYANKINSELDKKAVTIEAQFSALPSVLINCDLLITPDTAIKHMADILDVPTIELSMGPSPFLKQGTTNLESMIITPRIKDRDFAYGPSAHTEKQVRNNEIIKAEDIIYVLNKYFLNKEEQYLQNTDISIYQIKHDELGGFYKNIEGRIDTEIELERYLSRDFLYRKIERKTLSGHGIVESDLNFTYNWLEQAQGELIKSSRHVLAAIKATLAQDTQKLQAKLADINLYIGHTSDYCALPFLFYRAKINNIETPTLSEVEHILIALKNDLQIQFEQIKEVSILVRESRSRLREESTKELLNESRS; encoded by the coding sequence ATGAAAGATATACTAATTATCAACTTCAAAAGACATGGTGACATTTTTCAAATGGGACGACTTGTCTCATCACTAAAGAACAAACACCCTGAAGCAAATATAACGATTTTAATTAACAAAGAATTTGAAAAGTCTGCTGAGTTACTAAATGGTGTTAAAAATATCATCACACTTGATAGAAAAAAGATTGTTAGCTACAAAAAAAATAAGATCTATTCAAACGGCTTTGCTCTCGATGAATTTGGTAAAACGATAAAAGAAATAAATAAAAGTTGGAATTTAGTAATAAACTACTCTAACGATAGAATCTCAACGAGTTTAGCATCATATATAAACAAAGAATTTAAAGGTATTCAATTTGACCTTAACTGTAATGTTAAATACTCAAATGAATGGGCTGTTGTATTTAATGACGTACTTACACAACAAAAATATGCTCCACTAAATTTCAATGATTGCTATCATAAGATGGTTGGAATTGAAGAAAACAACTCATTCAATGCCCTACACGTTTCAAATGAATACAATAAGGTATGCCATCAAAATTTCTTAAAAATGAGAAAGGCCGAAGGAAAAATCGATCCTAAGCTGATAGCTATTCAACTAACAGCATCAAACATTAATAAAATGATTGAAAGGCAAGAACTTATCAATCTAATCAACAAACTTAATGCACAAGAAGATACGATCCCATTGCTAGTGATCGCTCCGTCATCAGACGAAAGATCTTATGCTAATAAAATCAATTCCGAATTAGACAAGAAAGCTGTAACAATTGAAGCACAGTTCAGTGCTCTTCCATCAGTGTTAATCAACTGTGATCTTTTAATTACACCAGATACAGCAATAAAGCATATGGCAGATATATTAGATGTTCCAACAATTGAGCTTTCAATGGGTCCTTCACCATTTCTTAAACAAGGAACAACAAATCTAGAAAGTATGATTATCACTCCACGAATTAAAGATCGTGACTTTGCTTATGGCCCAAGTGCACACACGGAAAAACAAGTTAGAAATAATGAGATCATTAAAGCTGAAGATATTATTTATGTACTTAATAAGTATTTCCTAAATAAAGAAGAACAATATCTACAAAACACTGACATATCGATCTATCAAATCAAACACGACGAATTAGGTGGTTTTTATAAAAATATAGAAGGACGTATCGATACAGAAATAGAGCTTGAAAGGTATCTATCAAGAGATTTCTTATATCGAAAAATAGAACGAAAAACACTTTCTGGACACGGTATTGTCGAAAGTGACTTAAACTTTACGTACAACTGGCTAGAGCAAGCTCAGGGGGAATTAATTAAATCCTCACGTCATGTGTTAGCAGCAATTAAGGCAACACTTGCACAAGACACGCAAAAACTACAAGCAAAGTTAGCGGATATTAATTTATATATAGGTCATACATCTGATTACTGCGCACTTCCATTTTTATTCTACAGAGCAAAAATTAATAATATCGAAACACCGACTCTATCAGAAGTAGAGCATATTTTAATCGCTTTAAAAAATGATCTACAAATACAATTTGAACAAATTAAAGAAGTATCAATTTTAGTAAGAGAGAGTCGTAGTAGATTACGAGAAGAATCTACAAAGGAATTATTAAATGAATCAAGATCATAA
- a CDS encoding NAD(+)/NADH kinase, which yields MAITNKVAIILKPKVVTEFSTVLPNLTNWLIRRKVDVYFEKSQESRILKIFKNSQPENFNFINRDDIAKKCKILITLGGDGTLIGAVRSKDIKKVNIFGINMGNLGFIAEFAKHDFYEGLEMALKGKLKTRKVQIYQAEITRPGHKKIKLNFMNDAVITKSGISRMFNLELEANGESIYNLAGDGLIVSTPIGSTAYSLAANGPILHPSVKGVVLTPICPHALTHRPMVLPDNETLSIIIPRGQEDIYLTIDGQKEFKLEPKDEIQIKKSRSSHVNFYINEERNYFRTLKEKFKYGRR from the coding sequence ATGGCAATAACAAACAAAGTAGCAATAATCTTAAAGCCAAAAGTAGTGACAGAATTTTCAACTGTTCTACCAAACTTAACAAATTGGCTAATAAGAAGAAAGGTCGATGTCTACTTTGAAAAATCTCAAGAATCACGCATCTTAAAAATATTCAAAAACAGCCAACCTGAAAATTTTAATTTCATTAACCGAGATGATATTGCTAAAAAATGCAAAATACTAATTACGCTTGGTGGTGATGGGACCTTAATTGGTGCTGTAAGAAGTAAAGATATTAAAAAGGTGAATATCTTTGGAATAAACATGGGTAATCTTGGATTTATCGCTGAGTTTGCGAAGCACGATTTCTATGAAGGTCTTGAAATGGCACTGAAGGGAAAATTAAAAACTCGCAAAGTTCAGATATACCAAGCTGAGATTACACGCCCTGGACACAAGAAAATTAAACTTAACTTTATGAATGATGCTGTTATTACTAAATCTGGTATTTCAAGAATGTTTAATCTTGAACTAGAGGCAAATGGCGAGAGTATATACAACCTAGCAGGAGATGGATTAATCGTGAGTACACCGATTGGATCAACAGCATACTCACTAGCTGCGAATGGACCAATCCTACACCCTAGTGTTAAAGGAGTTGTCCTCACTCCAATTTGTCCACATGCCCTAACCCATAGACCGATGGTTCTACCAGATAACGAAACATTAAGTATTATTATTCCACGTGGGCAAGAAGACATTTATCTTACTATTGATGGACAAAAAGAATTTAAGCTAGAGCCTAAAGACGAGATTCAAATAAAAAAATCTAGAAGTAGTCATGTTAACTTCTATATTAACGAAGAAAGAAATTACTTTAGAACGTTAAAAGAGAAGTTTAAATACGGAAGAAGATAA
- a CDS encoding RlmE family RNA methyltransferase, with translation MTFKVKDYYYNKAKKENFLARSIYKLEEIDKKYKVIEKGNNVLDLGYFPGSWMQYTSKKIGPEGFAVGIDIKPVNKKLLGVKNVRLFEKSIFDVTTVEELDFDRKFDVVISDMAPNTTGVRSVDQLRSLNLIEQVFAHLDVFLKKDGNFVIKVFDGHEAQVFLKSQRSIFKEFHFLKPKSTRSVSKEFFVIGKGYKGVQI, from the coding sequence ATGACGTTTAAAGTAAAAGATTATTATTACAACAAGGCTAAGAAAGAAAACTTTTTGGCCCGCTCTATTTATAAGCTAGAAGAAATTGATAAGAAGTATAAGGTTATCGAAAAGGGTAATAATGTACTCGACTTAGGCTATTTTCCAGGCTCTTGGATGCAGTATACGAGCAAGAAGATTGGGCCAGAAGGCTTTGCAGTGGGTATTGATATCAAGCCAGTAAATAAGAAACTTTTAGGAGTTAAGAATGTCAGGCTTTTTGAAAAGTCGATTTTTGATGTAACAACTGTGGAGGAGCTTGATTTTGATCGCAAATTTGATGTTGTGATTTCTGATATGGCCCCAAACACTACTGGTGTACGCTCTGTAGACCAATTAAGAAGTTTAAATTTAATTGAACAAGTTTTTGCACATCTTGATGTCTTTTTAAAAAAAGATGGAAACTTTGTAATTAAAGTATTTGATGGCCATGAGGCCCAAGTCTTTTTAAAATCACAAAGAAGTATTTTTAAAGAATTCCATTTCCTAAAGCCGAAATCTACACGTTCGGTTAGTAAGGAGTTCTTTGTGATTGGTAAGGGCTATAAAGGTGTTCAAATATAG